The following are encoded together in the Flavobacterium sp. TR2 genome:
- the nagB gene encoding glucosamine-6-phosphate deaminase translates to MLKSKIDKATGFEKRFENINTVVFENSTEASKEVAQEIAALIREKQKEGKPCILGLATGSSPKGLYAELVRLHKEEGLSFKNVISFNLDEYYPMEPNSINSYVRFMKELLFDHVDILPENAHVPDGLLTKEQIADYCHEYEAKIEALGGIDLQILGIGGNGHIGFNESGSLQNSKTRLVALDHITRVAASKDFFGLNNTPRTAITLGVKKIMEAKRVILLAWGEGKASIVKKSVEDEVTNRVPASFLQEHNNAVFVLDKEASSKLTRINKPWLVEKIVWTDKLTRKAVLGLALDLKKPILMLTDADYIENGMSDLLADSGPAYDTNIKIFNKLQNTITGWPGGKPNSDDTNRPERAEPAKKRVLIFSPHPDDDIISMGGTFMRLQEQGHEVHVAYQTSGNIAVADDEALRFARFVIDYNEKFGIKSEEADNIYKKAEAFLQNKKNSEIDIPEVRYIKGLIRKGEARATSYFVGLPDSQIHFMELPFYETGTIEKKPIGPEDVQLTMDLIEKVKPHQIYAAGDLADPHGTHKVCLDAIFEAVKNLKPKSFMDDCWLWLYRGAWQEWGIDEVEMAVPMSPDQVLAKRHGIFKHQSQKDGVVFQGTDAREFWQRAEDRNRETAELYHQLGLATYAAMEAFVRWHY, encoded by the coding sequence ATGTTAAAAAGTAAAATCGACAAAGCAACAGGTTTCGAAAAACGATTCGAAAACATCAATACAGTTGTTTTTGAAAACTCAACTGAAGCTTCAAAAGAAGTGGCGCAGGAAATCGCGGCATTAATCAGAGAAAAACAAAAAGAAGGAAAGCCATGTATTTTAGGATTGGCAACAGGATCTTCTCCAAAAGGTTTGTATGCTGAATTAGTGCGTCTGCACAAAGAAGAAGGTTTGAGCTTCAAAAATGTAATCAGTTTTAACTTGGATGAATATTATCCAATGGAACCAAATTCAATCAATAGTTATGTTCGTTTCATGAAAGAGCTTTTGTTTGATCATGTTGATATTTTACCTGAAAACGCACACGTTCCAGATGGTCTTTTGACTAAAGAGCAAATCGCAGATTACTGCCACGAATATGAAGCTAAAATTGAAGCTTTAGGCGGAATCGATCTTCAGATTCTTGGAATTGGAGGTAATGGACACATTGGTTTTAACGAATCGGGTTCGCTTCAAAACTCTAAAACACGTTTAGTGGCTTTAGATCATATTACAAGAGTTGCTGCAAGCAAAGATTTCTTTGGTTTAAACAATACGCCAAGAACAGCAATTACGCTTGGAGTTAAAAAAATCATGGAAGCAAAAAGAGTAATCTTGTTAGCTTGGGGTGAAGGAAAAGCAAGCATTGTAAAAAAATCTGTTGAAGATGAAGTTACAAACCGAGTTCCTGCGTCATTCTTGCAAGAGCACAACAATGCGGTTTTTGTTTTAGACAAAGAAGCTTCTTCAAAACTAACAAGAATTAACAAGCCTTGGTTGGTTGAGAAAATTGTTTGGACAGATAAATTGACTCGTAAAGCAGTTTTGGGGTTGGCATTAGACCTAAAAAAACCAATTTTAATGCTTACTGATGCAGATTATATCGAAAACGGTATGAGCGATTTATTGGCAGATTCAGGCCCAGCTTACGATACTAACATTAAGATATTTAATAAATTACAAAATACAATTACAGGTTGGCCGGGCGGAAAGCCAAATTCAGACGATACAAATCGTCCTGAAAGAGCAGAGCCGGCTAAAAAACGTGTATTGATTTTCTCTCCGCACCCTGATGATGATATTATTAGTATGGGAGGAACCTTTATGCGTCTGCAAGAGCAAGGGCATGAGGTGCACGTAGCGTACCAGACATCTGGAAATATTGCAGTTGCAGATGATGAAGCTCTGCGTTTTGCAAGATTCGTAATTGATTACAATGAGAAATTTGGAATCAAAAGCGAAGAAGCAGACAACATCTACAAAAAAGCAGAAGCATTCTTGCAGAACAAAAAGAACAGCGAAATTGATATTCCAGAAGTTCGTTATATCAAAGGTTTGATTAGAAAAGGAGAGGCGAGAGCTACAAGTTATTTTGTTGGTCTTCCAGATTCTCAAATTCACTTTATGGAATTGCCTTTTTATGAAACAGGAACAATTGAGAAAAAACCAATCGGTCCAGAAGATGTACAACTGACAATGGATTTAATCGAAAAGGTTAAACCGCACCAAATTTATGCGGCGGGAGATTTAGCAGATCCGCACGGAACACACAAAGTTTGTTTGGATGCTATTTTTGAAGCGGTTAAAAATCTAAAACCTAAATCATTTATGGATGACTGCTGGTTATGGTTATACCGTGGAGCTTGGCAAGAATGGGGAATTGACGAAGTTGAAATGGCTGTTCCAATGAGTCCAGATCAAGTTTTGGCAAAACGTCACGGAATCTTCAAGCATCAATCTCAAAAAGATGGTGTTGTTTTCCAAGGAACAGACGCAAGAGAGTTCTGGCAGAGAGCAGAAGACAGAAACCGCGAAACAGCAGAATTGTACCATCAATTAGGTTTGGCAACGTACGCTGCAATGGAGGCTTTCGTGAGATGGCACTATTAA
- a CDS encoding glycoside hydrolase family protein codes for MKTTKKIKFSDIKGMLKRDGMREIIGGSGSSTGSGSNLYGGGGGTPALSSNPFNSSFSGSNYGGFGGSNASGGGVYGSGSITGSGESSYPGSLYYSGSTGINNLNSSTSSYNYSGTGGWVFNSDGSRTTNDPTAISRYLGFLSANNGNVTSNQMYDFLNREVSAGGREINNSNLPGIVLNEVPVVNNYKGPSTIPQGVVYDNGILHINPTNSGQGGATNGTRAVITPFTKQQVTDGLNKIKFSEMMHKVITDYDPLKKDYNYSVTFQPDMKLNSEGAYMIALYEKLSLTTYDKDGNYAKHATVGFGHKLHDGAIKSTDVKSITFDQAVTYLAQDIIAAENALNQKIENFDLTNKLTRNQYSALVDMTYNVGPGSDKNQNIVHQVLSAMQSGGVEAANKIMENSYLNKEVGGIQDRRYFEAQAFINGRLLTPEQANAELIKLGLK; via the coding sequence ATGAAAACAACTAAGAAAATTAAATTTAGCGACATTAAAGGAATGTTGAAGAGAGATGGAATGAGAGAAATCATTGGAGGATCGGGTAGTAGTACTGGTTCAGGTAGTAATCTTTATGGCGGTGGAGGAGGTACACCAGCGTTAAGTAGTAATCCTTTTAATTCGAGTTTCTCAGGAAGCAATTATGGCGGATTTGGCGGAAGTAATGCTTCTGGAGGAGGAGTTTATGGTAGTGGTTCTATAACGGGATCTGGTGAAAGTAGTTATCCAGGGTCGCTATATTATAGTGGTTCTACAGGAATAAATAATTTAAATTCTTCTACATCTAGTTACAATTACAGCGGTACTGGCGGTTGGGTGTTTAATAGCGATGGAAGTAGAACTACAAATGACCCTACTGCTATTAGTCGTTATTTAGGTTTTTTAAGTGCAAACAATGGTAATGTAACAAGCAACCAGATGTATGACTTTTTGAATAGAGAAGTCAGCGCTGGAGGACGAGAAATAAATAATAGTAATTTGCCAGGCATAGTTTTAAATGAAGTTCCTGTTGTTAATAATTACAAAGGTCCAAGCACAATTCCGCAAGGAGTGGTTTATGATAATGGAATACTTCATATTAATCCAACAAATAGTGGACAGGGAGGAGCTACAAATGGCACTAGAGCTGTAATAACCCCATTTACAAAGCAGCAAGTGACCGATGGACTTAACAAAATTAAGTTTTCTGAAATGATGCATAAAGTTATTACAGATTATGACCCATTGAAAAAAGACTATAATTATAGCGTTACTTTCCAGCCAGACATGAAATTAAATTCTGAAGGTGCTTACATGATTGCCTTATATGAAAAACTATCTCTGACAACTTATGATAAAGATGGTAATTATGCGAAACACGCAACTGTTGGCTTTGGGCATAAGTTGCATGATGGAGCAATAAAATCAACAGATGTAAAATCTATAACATTCGATCAGGCTGTTACATATTTAGCACAAGATATAATAGCAGCCGAAAATGCATTAAATCAAAAAATTGAAAATTTCGATCTTACTAATAAACTGACTAGAAACCAATATTCTGCATTAGTTGATATGACTTACAACGTAGGTCCTGGTTCTGATAAAAATCAAAATATCGTTCATCAAGTTCTTTCAGCAATGCAATCAGGAGGAGTAGAAGCAGCAAATAAAATAATGGAAAATTCCTATCTTAATAAGGAAGTCGGAGGGATTCAAGATAGAAGATATTTTGAAGCGCAGGCATTTATCAATGGACGTTTGTTAACCCCTGAGCAGGCGAATGCAGAATTAATAAAATTAGGGCTTAAATAA
- a CDS encoding sugar MFS transporter: protein MTNIQSTLQVEKKSAIVPMVILTLLFFILGFVTWLNGPLIPFFELACELTSSQAYFVTFAFYIAYFVMAVPSSYIIEKVGYKNGISLGLLIIAAGAFMFYPAASSRTFLLFLLALFVMGTGLAVLQTASNPYVVVIGPRESAAARISVLGIANKLAGFVAPIVLTVLVLSNMQDFTADKIALMDEAAKNSALNSLALQLQTPYLYMGLIITVLAVMVKFSPLPEIDLDEEGNVSELSVFKQIKNAFKHPQLVLGVITLMLYLSAEVLAGDSIGAFGKQLGVYGEEGNFYLKLTSFTMSAMVVGYVLGIVLIPKYVSQVTALKASGMLGLVLVLAIVLISPKIMIALPGTPNIPLVIFLVALLGLANALCWPAIWPMALQDLGGYTKIGSAILIMGIIGGAVFPLFYGMITESINSANLAKNMQDISKSGNQLAYLILLPSYAMILFYAVKGHKYRKWNS from the coding sequence ATGACAAACATTCAAAGTACATTACAGGTAGAGAAAAAAAGTGCCATTGTTCCGATGGTGATTTTGACCTTATTGTTTTTTATTCTAGGATTCGTAACCTGGCTTAACGGACCGCTTATTCCGTTTTTTGAATTAGCTTGCGAATTGACTTCTTCACAAGCGTATTTTGTGACTTTTGCATTTTATATTGCTTATTTTGTAATGGCAGTTCCGTCTTCATATATCATTGAAAAAGTAGGGTATAAGAACGGAATTTCTTTAGGCTTATTAATTATCGCTGCGGGAGCTTTTATGTTTTATCCAGCAGCTTCTAGCCGTACATTTCTCTTGTTTTTATTGGCATTGTTTGTAATGGGGACCGGTTTGGCGGTTTTGCAGACAGCGTCAAATCCTTATGTAGTTGTAATCGGTCCGCGAGAAAGTGCGGCCGCTAGAATCAGCGTTTTAGGAATTGCAAATAAATTAGCAGGATTTGTTGCGCCAATTGTGCTTACGGTTTTGGTTTTGTCTAATATGCAGGACTTTACCGCAGACAAAATTGCTTTGATGGATGAAGCTGCAAAAAACAGCGCGCTAAATTCTCTTGCTTTGCAATTGCAAACACCGTATCTTTATATGGGGTTGATTATTACTGTCTTAGCTGTAATGGTAAAATTTTCTCCGCTTCCAGAAATTGATTTGGATGAGGAAGGTAATGTCTCAGAATTAAGTGTTTTTAAACAGATTAAAAATGCCTTCAAACATCCGCAATTAGTTTTAGGAGTAATTACGCTAATGCTGTATTTGTCTGCAGAAGTTTTGGCGGGAGATTCTATTGGAGCTTTCGGTAAACAACTCGGAGTTTATGGCGAAGAAGGAAATTTCTATCTCAAATTAACCTCATTTACCATGTCAGCAATGGTTGTTGGGTATGTTCTTGGAATAGTGCTGATTCCTAAATATGTTTCTCAGGTTACAGCTTTAAAAGCATCTGGAATGCTAGGTCTAGTACTGGTTCTAGCAATTGTTTTGATTTCGCCAAAAATAATGATTGCATTGCCAGGAACTCCAAATATACCTTTGGTAATATTTTTGGTGGCACTTTTAGGATTGGCAAATGCACTATGCTGGCCGGCAATATGGCCAATGGCTTTGCAGGATTTAGGAGGCTATACCAAAATAGGAAGCGCGATTTTGATTATGGGAATTATCGGTGGAGCAGTTTTTCCTTTATTTTATGGAATGATTACAGAAAGCATCAATTCTGCAAATCTTGCAAAAAATATGCAAGATATTTCAAAAAGCGGTAACCAATTGGCATATTTAATACTACTGCCTTCATACGCAATGATTTTGTTTTATGCTGTAAAAGGGCATAAATACAGGAAATGGAATAGTTGA
- a CDS encoding DUF3820 family protein, with translation MDQDKKQLIKLAHTKMPFGKYEGRYLIDLPEYYVVWYHNKGFPKGELGQQLQLIYELKLNGLEELIRNIKKQYPKPI, from the coding sequence ATGGATCAAGACAAAAAACAGCTCATAAAATTAGCCCACACCAAAATGCCTTTCGGAAAATACGAAGGAAGATATTTAATTGATTTGCCTGAATATTACGTCGTTTGGTATCATAACAAAGGATTTCCAAAAGGAGAGCTTGGTCAGCAATTGCAGCTTATATATGAGTTAAAACTAAATGGTCTGGAAGAATTGATCCGAAATATTAAAAAGCAATATCCAAAGCCTATCTAA
- a CDS encoding DUF6734 family protein: MRIIQSVWACNKSNLLTSNSGWLSPEYNLMSWALSCLQLKQYYPELILYADTVSAKMLIDTLRLPYSEVVCNLDSLNIYHPQLWALPKISAYSQQEKPFLHVDGDVFIWKEFEDSLLKGGLIAQNIEAATDYYEKIMISLESELNFFPDEILKERKSKEQILAYNAGIFGGSDICFFKEYTEKAFDFVGKNTLNLSKINVSNFNIFFEQYLFYCLAKKYKKKVSVLISKIIGDNQYRGFGDFEKVPYNNDYIHLLGSYKRNDFVCKQMANRLRQDYPEYYYRIIDLFKKNKLPLYKDYYKIENATENYLLERYKKLLDKDLKNKRESSAKSLNFDFKRNLKKELGSFKLNKDQFIDFEIFNSKIDAIVKKDFVFFSIDYLYARDCKANFYFQSLFENNVEVYSQVLVSDKDYRIIESRYNWSSFIEKQKVKDENEIVDLEESETSFSTIIIPECDQYRFSLVYVDSLDLLILDILKKKKRVGELLEELKVYFDTNELKNNIKEFEELIFGRIKLGLHTKSIKYIKV; encoded by the coding sequence ATGAGAATCATTCAAAGTGTTTGGGCATGTAATAAATCAAATTTACTGACTTCTAATTCGGGATGGTTATCTCCTGAATACAATCTAATGTCTTGGGCATTAAGCTGTTTGCAATTAAAGCAATATTATCCGGAATTAATTTTATATGCTGATACTGTTTCAGCTAAAATGTTGATTGATACTTTGAGGCTCCCTTACAGTGAAGTAGTATGTAATCTGGATTCTTTAAATATTTACCATCCGCAACTTTGGGCATTGCCTAAGATATCGGCATATTCACAGCAAGAAAAACCTTTTTTACATGTTGATGGGGATGTTTTTATCTGGAAAGAATTTGAAGATTCTCTTTTGAAGGGTGGTTTAATAGCTCAAAATATAGAAGCAGCTACAGATTATTATGAGAAAATAATGATTTCACTAGAATCTGAATTGAATTTTTTTCCCGATGAAATTCTAAAAGAAAGAAAGTCAAAAGAACAGATTTTAGCATACAATGCTGGAATATTTGGAGGAAGTGATATTTGTTTTTTTAAAGAGTATACTGAAAAAGCTTTTGATTTTGTTGGGAAAAACACATTAAATCTTTCCAAAATAAATGTTTCAAATTTCAATATATTTTTTGAACAATATCTTTTTTATTGTTTAGCAAAGAAGTATAAGAAAAAAGTGAGTGTATTAATATCAAAGATAATTGGTGATAACCAATATAGAGGTTTTGGTGATTTTGAGAAAGTTCCATATAATAATGATTACATACATCTATTAGGAAGCTATAAGCGTAATGATTTTGTTTGTAAGCAGATGGCTAATAGACTTCGGCAGGATTATCCAGAATACTATTATAGAATAATTGATTTGTTTAAGAAAAATAAATTACCGCTCTATAAAGACTATTATAAAATAGAAAATGCGACCGAAAATTATCTGTTGGAGAGATATAAAAAACTACTAGATAAAGATTTGAAAAATAAAAGAGAATCATCTGCTAAGTCATTGAATTTTGATTTTAAAAGAAATCTCAAAAAAGAATTAGGAAGTTTTAAGTTAAATAAAGATCAGTTTATAGATTTTGAAATATTTAATTCAAAAATTGATGCCATAGTAAAAAAAGATTTTGTGTTTTTTTCTATAGATTATTTGTACGCAAGAGATTGTAAGGCGAACTTTTATTTTCAAAGTTTGTTTGAAAATAATGTTGAGGTTTACTCTCAAGTGCTAGTGAGCGATAAAGATTACCGTATAATTGAAAGCAGATATAATTGGAGCTCTTTTATTGAAAAACAAAAAGTTAAAGATGAAAATGAAATAGTTGATTTAGAAGAATCTGAAACAAGTTTTTCTACCATTATTATTCCCGAATGCGATCAATACAGATTTTCATTAGTATATGTTGATTCTCTTGATTTGCTTATTCTAGATATTTTAAAAAAGAAAAAAAGAGTTGGAGAACTATTGGAAGAGCTTAAAGTTTATTTCGACACAAATGAATTGAAAAATAATATTAAAGAGTTTGAAGAGCTAATTTTTGGTAGAATAAAGTTAGGGCTGCATACTAAATCTATAAAATATATAAAAGTATAA